GCTGATTTCTTCTATGGATAAGTCTTCATCGAGACCTTGACGCCACTTTGTATAATCAAAAGGTTCCCTCTGAATAAGGGCTATGAATCTCTCTGCTTCAACATCACCAAGATGTTCTGCCAGAACTTTTAGCCCTTTCATTCTGATTTCTGTATCGGTCATCATGATAAAGCCTCCTTTATGAAGCCGATCGGATCATTGACTCTAATATCATCTATATGCATTGCACAGCGCAAGATCTTATCATCAGTGGTCAGGAAATAATCGCATTTGGCGATAATGGCACAAGAGACATGTAAACAATCAATCTTTTGAAGCCCTTTCTTTTTCAGGAAATTAGCGGTTCCAATCAATTCCGGGCTTTCTTGAATATCCACAAGGGCGTATTTCCTCCAGCCATTAATCCGATCTTTCCGCTCCTGATATGGATTCTTCCCATTCTCGTAATCCAGAATGTATGACCAAGCCAACTGGAAATGCCCTGAACGGATTTCTTCCTGAATCTTCAATTTTGCCTCTGACTCAAGCCGTATTCTGATTTGAGACTGATCGTCAAATGGCCGATTGCAGCAATTATCAAGATAGATTCTCATTTGCCTTCCTCCAGCCTGGCTACCTCCAGGTAACTCGCTGAACTTTGCCGAGATCTTCTATCGGAATATCAAAAACATCCGCGTAAAGTTTCATTTCCCGGCTGCTCAGCTTCCTGAATCCTTCCGGGCTGAGATGCTGCTTTATTTTCCGTTTGGGGATATGGGTGTATTGAGAGAGAAGGTCAATGTCCATTTGGTGTCGAACCATATGCATGGCCAGGGGACTCACATCACCTCTCTCTACCTGCTTCCTGACCTCTTCCGCTTCCTGCCGGATTTTCTGCCAGGCCAGTTTATTGGCGATATTGGCAGGCTCCCACCCTGCACTGGGTACTTGAACGTATTTTCCATCCTTGTCAACAGCATAGCTGACTTCATGCCAGGGACCAAGCAGGCTCTTATCCTGGGGAACATCTTCTTTTCGCATGAATTACCCCCCTGCAGTTACTTTCATCATACAGCGGTTAAGAGCATATAACAAATAGAAAATCGTCCGCTTTCGGGTATGAAGCACAGGAGCTTCTGACCTTTTTGTATTTTTTGTGAATGGAAAAGCTCATCGAGAATAATGTAGATGGAGGCAGCCCCGGTATTCCCCTTGGTGTGAAGGTTGGTGAACCATTTCTCCAGGGGGATTTCAAAGCCGATACTCTTCAGCCGAAGGTAAAAGTCGTTCTTGAAGAACTCAGATGAATAGTGAGGCAGGAACCAGTCTACATCCGATGCGGAAAGATTATGTTTCCGGATGATGATGGGCACGGTACGATCCACTGCTGTCTTGACGATTTCCCGGTTTAAAAGCTTTACATCCTGATGAATGGCAAAACAGTTATTATCCATCGCTTCCTGCAGGGAATCGAATCCTCGCCAGCCTTGGAGTATACCATTTTCATGTTTTACGGCACCGGCATACATACAGGTCTCCAGCTCATTGGCAAATGATACCTGCTCGATCCAGTCAATGCGCAGCGATAGCCGGTTATCTGCCGGTCTGGACTCCAGGAACGCTGCCCCGGCCCCATCGGAGAGCATCCATTTTAAAAACTCTGCGTTGAAGCCGAGGATAGGGCTGTCTTCCGGGGTGGTTTCCGGGCTGGTGGTGCCGGGGTTTGGGTGCCGCTGCATGCGAAAAAGGGTGGAGGCTGCTTCCGAGCCTGTGGTCACGGCATTTCTGCTCATCCCGGCAGCTATGCTGGCAAAGCCGAATTTCATGGCTGTCATACCGGAAATGCAGATACCCGAAGTGCTGACCACTTCACAGGGGGGATTCCCTAATTCTCCATGAACCATGGAGGCATGTCCCGGCATGAGTTGGTCAGGAGTGGAGGTGCCGCAGCATAAGCACTCGATGTCATGCAGGGAAAAGTGAGCGGAGGGCCTGAGCCTTCGCACTGCTTCGGCTGTCATTTGTGCATTGGTATGCGTGATCTCTCCCGATCGGCGGTCAATGGCATAGTAGCGGGTTTTTATACCGTTGTTGCGAAGAACGGTACGCCGTATGCGAGACGAGATACCTGAAGCCCTTCCCATAATCGACTCTATCTCATCATTGGTAACAGGCTCGTTCGGCAGAAAAGCAGCAAGATCAGTTATGTAAACTTCCATATTTACAGAATTCCCTTCATACCGTTGCCCTGGAGTGAAATCGCATGGCCAGTTCAGTCAAAGATTGATAAAATTCCTTCTCAGGAAGTCTGGTTGGTGTCACTGCATTGGTCAAAGTATAGTAGTCTAAATCGTGAATAACGATTTTATCCTTCATGGATTGATATAAAGGTGTGCCCGGCAGCGGGGTGAGTACGGTAAATACCGGGAGCTGAATGGTATTTTCCTCGATAAAGCGGGCCAGGGTCTGAAAGTCTTTTTCATTATAGTCCGGAGAGATAATAAAATCCCCGATTATGGATATTTCCAGGTCATGGAGTATGCTGATTGCTTCCCGGACGATGTCAGCGGTATTTTTCTTGCCCCATTTTGCCAGAAGGGTGTTGTTAATCTCCTCAAAACCAACGATAACTGCGCGCAGACCGGCATTTTTCCAGAGGTGAAAAAGCTCCCGATGATTCACCACGGTATCGGCACAGGCATCGATCATGAAATGCTTCTGGAGGTCGGCCTCAAGAAGAGCATGGCCAAGCTCGTGTGCCCTTTTCACATCGCCAAACGTGTTGGCATCGACCAGGCGAATGACCGGAGTGGTGCCGAGAAGCTTAATATCTCTGATTACACAATCGGGAGAACAGGTAAGATACCGTTTTCCTGTCAGATTGGCAATGGAGCAGAAGGAGCAGGAATTCGGGCAGCCAAAAGCCGTGGCCACAAAGCCCATCTGCAGCCGGGGAAAAGGAACCAGATACTGGTCACGGTACCTGTCAACCAGGTCATAGCGGGGTGCACGGGATTCCACGATATCCTCTTTCCGAAAGTCGCGGGGAATCCAGGAAAGCCTGCCTGATGGATTGGTTTTGGCAACCCCGGCTATGTCGGCCGGGTAATCCCCCTTTTCAACGGCTGCAACAAGCTCTCGAAAACTGGCCTTTCCCAGCCCCATGACAATATAATCAACAGCCGGATGGTTAAAGAAACCGGGATCATTACTGGCGTGAACACCGCCGACGACAAGGGTTGTATCCTTTTTCAGTTCCCTGATTTCCCGGCAAAGGCGCAGAACGGTCCTGGCCTCACAGGTCAGGCTGGTAAAACCGACCAGATCGGGATTAAAATCAAGCATAGTATCAGCCAGGCTCTCTCCCTGGACTTTCAGGTCGAGGATTTGAGTCTCATGTTCATCGAGATTTCCCGCCAGCGCTTCCAGAGCCAATGGCTCACCGCGAAATATCCGCTGAGTTGCCGGAAATCCAAATTTTTCCTGGGGAGCACTCCGCCCGCAATTCGGCGGATTAACGAGGAGAATTTTCATCAAAAGAAACCTGCCTTGAAATCTGTTATGGAGAACTGATGCCTGCCGCTGCTCATCGGGTGAGCAGGTTGAGGTAATAATATAAGAACTAAGCTCTTGTGTCAATGATGGAAAACAGGTGATTTGATCGCCTCCCTCAAACATAAGAAAGGAGGTAAGTGGCAGTATATGAGGGTGTAAATGAGCACGGGGGCAGGATTGCCTTTCCCTATTTGCTGCTCAACTTCCTGGTCATAGCGGTTTTCAGTTGAGTCAGTCTAACTGGGACACATTAATTCTCAAATATTAATTAACCAATTACACAATGATACGACTTGGACTTCATTGGTTAAATTTGCACCGTTTGTTAGAGTATGACTTTCTAATTGGTCAAATATTTCTTTAGCCATCGCACTTTCGATTGCTGCACCAATAAAAAAAGTATACGGCTTACAATTCCTTTTAGAAAAAGCAGTTCTAATTCTTTGCAAAGCAGAATTTGCAGTTTTCCAATGTTCATCAGCGCCTGCCGGGTCTATGCCACCTTTTAATTCCCCGAGAGCAAGATATTTTTCTGGGTTACAGTGTGCCGAATTAGCATCTCTTCCGAAAGTCATTTCATCTGGGAGACAATCAAAAAGACACAGGTCAACATTTTTCTCAACTATTGGCACGGTCAAGTTATATATTAAGATACGATCCCGCCCATTTGATATCCAATGTAATCCCTTAAGCTGTTTTTCTATATCTGGCTCATTATTATCAGGCGCTAGCCAAGTTTTGCTTTTTGAATCAAAATAGGTAAATTCCCCTCCCAGCTACAGAGAGCGTTGATATAAGTATTCTTGTGAATTTCCATTCACCCACCGCACCGGCAAGATTCCTCATGATACCGCCGAGTGCATCGCCTCTTGTGAGCAG
The sequence above is a segment of the bacterium genome. Coding sequences within it:
- a CDS encoding PIN domain protein, with the protein product MRIYLDNCCNRPFDDQSQIRIRLESEAKLKIQEEIRSGHFQLAWSYILDYENGKNPYQERKDRINGWRKYALVDIQESPELIGTANFLKKKGLQKIDCLHVSCAIIAKCDYFLTTDDKILRCAMHIDDIRVNDPIGFIKEALS
- a CDS encoding radical SAM protein — protein: MKILLVNPPNCGRSAPQEKFGFPATQRIFRGEPLALEALAGNLDEHETQILDLKVQGESLADTMLDFNPDLVGFTSLTCEARTVLRLCREIRELKKDTTLVVGGVHASNDPGFFNHPAVDYIVMGLGKASFRELVAAVEKGDYPADIAGVAKTNPSGRLSWIPRDFRKEDIVESRAPRYDLVDRYRDQYLVPFPRLQMGFVATAFGCPNSCSFCSIANLTGKRYLTCSPDCVIRDIKLLGTTPVIRLVDANTFGDVKRAHELGHALLEADLQKHFMIDACADTVVNHRELFHLWKNAGLRAVIVGFEEINNTLLAKWGKKNTADIVREAISILHDLEISIIGDFIISPDYNEKDFQTLARFIEENTIQLPVFTVLTPLPGTPLYQSMKDKIVIHDLDYYTLTNAVTPTRLPEKEFYQSLTELAMRFHSRATV
- a CDS encoding beta-ketoacyl-ACP synthase III, with translation MEVYITDLAAFLPNEPVTNDEIESIMGRASGISSRIRRTVLRNNGIKTRYYAIDRRSGEITHTNAQMTAEAVRRLRPSAHFSLHDIECLCCGTSTPDQLMPGHASMVHGELGNPPCEVVSTSGICISGMTAMKFGFASIAAGMSRNAVTTGSEAASTLFRMQRHPNPGTTSPETTPEDSPILGFNAEFLKWMLSDGAGAAFLESRPADNRLSLRIDWIEQVSFANELETCMYAGAVKHENGILQGWRGFDSLQEAMDNNCFAIHQDVKLLNREIVKTAVDRTVPIIIRKHNLSASDVDWFLPHYSSEFFKNDFYLRLKSIGFEIPLEKWFTNLHTKGNTGAASIYIILDELFHSQKIQKGQKLLCFIPESGRFSICYMLLTAV
- a CDS encoding AvaI/BsoBI family type II restriction endonuclease — translated: MGGEFTYFDSKSKTWLAPDNNEPDIEKQLKGLHWISNGRDRILIYNLTVPIVEKNVDLCLFDCLPDEMTFGRDANSAHCNPEKYLALGELKGGIDPAGADEHWKTANSALQRIRTAFSKRNCKPYTFFIGAAIESAMAKEIFDQLESHTLTNGANLTNEVQVVSLCNWLINI